A window from Spiroplasma endosymbiont of Aspidapion aeneum encodes these proteins:
- the lon gene encoding endopeptidase La yields MAAKKNKLPLLVTRGSYIFPKFKQTLEIGREVSRNAIKSSQEKYEGLALITSQKKPIDDEPKIDEIYNFGVLAKIKINKEWSDGTLTIELESLKRVKLSAIFLENLYWAKYEEIDFKPEDDKNLAKETVKRIRGLIKTQEEFPSELESTLLKDIDPQFLVDTVTHLMPFMDIETKQKTLEEIDPLKRLDIIEGFLNTKKQSAIIDATISKKIKTKIDDSQREFYLKEKMKAIKEELGEMDSENDDIKKYKQRLETEPFPENIKKRVLQEIERYESIPAASSESVVTRTYIDWLMQVPWWETSEKEVDLENARKIFDKHHYGLEKVKERIIEYLAVKKNTKSIKGQIITLVGPPGVGKTSLGKAIAEAMGRKFVKVSLGGVRDEAEIRGHRKTYIGSLPGRIIQGMKKAGVTDPVFLLDEVDKMASDYKGDPASAMLEVLDPEQNSKFSDHYLEEEYDLSSVMFIATANYPDQIPAALYDRMEIIELSSYTEIEKLKIAQDYLIPKVFDNYNLTNTQLTFTKESIEEIIKHYTREAGVRQLERLISTIARKFIVKMLNGEMTKLKVTIAIVNEYLKKRVFEHTDQEEKAQVGVVTGLAYTQFGGDILPIECNHFPGKGGLIMTGKLGDVMKESASIAYDFVKSNHKAFGIPKEVFFENDIHIHVPEGAVPKDGPSAGVTITTSIISALTNKKVPKEIGMTGEITLRGLVFPIGGLREKSISAHRSGLKKILVPAKNEKDLDEIPEEVKKDLEIVYCSKYEQVYEQVFGEKLNNLKTSLPAFTVEKTSKKKELN; encoded by the coding sequence ATGGCTGCAAAAAAAAATAAACTACCATTATTAGTTACAAGGGGAAGTTATATATTTCCAAAATTTAAACAAACTCTTGAAATCGGTAGAGAAGTATCAAGAAATGCGATAAAATCTTCACAAGAAAAATATGAAGGTTTAGCATTAATAACAAGTCAAAAAAAACCTATTGATGATGAACCAAAAATAGATGAAATCTATAATTTTGGAGTATTAGCAAAAATTAAAATTAACAAGGAATGAAGCGATGGAACTCTTACAATTGAGTTAGAATCATTAAAAAGAGTTAAGCTATCAGCAATTTTTTTGGAAAACCTTTACTGAGCTAAATATGAAGAAATTGATTTTAAACCAGAGGATGATAAAAATTTAGCTAAAGAAACTGTTAAGAGAATAAGGGGATTAATTAAGACTCAAGAAGAATTCCCCTCAGAGTTGGAAAGTACTTTATTAAAAGATATTGACCCACAATTCTTAGTTGATACAGTTACACATTTAATGCCATTTATGGATATTGAAACAAAACAAAAAACTTTAGAAGAAATAGATCCATTAAAAAGACTAGATATAATTGAAGGATTTTTAAATACAAAAAAACAATCAGCTATTATTGATGCTACAATTTCTAAAAAAATTAAAACTAAAATTGATGATTCACAAAGAGAATTTTATTTAAAAGAAAAAATGAAAGCGATCAAAGAAGAATTGGGCGAAATGGATTCTGAAAATGATGATATTAAGAAATATAAACAAAGATTAGAAACAGAACCATTCCCAGAAAACATTAAAAAAAGAGTTTTACAAGAAATTGAAAGATATGAAAGTATTCCAGCAGCTTCGAGTGAATCTGTTGTAACTAGAACTTATATTGATTGATTGATGCAAGTACCGTGGTGAGAAACATCTGAAAAAGAAGTAGATTTAGAAAATGCTAGAAAAATATTTGATAAACATCATTATGGTTTAGAAAAAGTAAAAGAAAGAATTATCGAATATTTAGCAGTTAAAAAGAACACCAAATCTATTAAGGGACAAATAATAACCCTAGTGGGTCCTCCTGGAGTTGGTAAGACAAGTTTAGGTAAAGCAATTGCAGAAGCAATGGGTAGAAAATTCGTTAAGGTTTCGCTTGGTGGAGTTCGTGATGAAGCTGAAATTCGTGGACATAGAAAAACATATATTGGATCATTACCAGGAAGAATAATTCAGGGTATGAAAAAAGCTGGAGTTACAGATCCTGTGTTCTTACTTGATGAAGTTGACAAAATGGCATCAGACTACAAGGGGGATCCAGCTAGTGCGATGTTAGAGGTCTTGGACCCAGAACAAAACTCTAAATTTTCTGATCATTATTTAGAAGAAGAATATGACTTGAGTAGTGTAATGTTTATTGCAACAGCAAATTACCCAGATCAAATACCAGCAGCTCTTTATGACCGTATGGAAATTATAGAACTTTCAAGTTATACAGAAATAGAAAAGCTAAAAATAGCGCAAGATTACCTTATCCCAAAAGTTTTTGATAACTATAATTTAACAAATACTCAATTAACATTTACAAAAGAATCTATTGAGGAAATTATTAAACATTATACTCGCGAGGCGGGTGTAAGACAACTCGAAAGACTAATATCAACTATTGCTCGTAAGTTTATTGTTAAAATGTTAAATGGTGAAATGACAAAATTAAAAGTAACCATCGCAATTGTTAATGAATACTTAAAAAAACGAGTATTTGAGCACACTGACCAAGAAGAAAAAGCACAGGTCGGTGTTGTAACTGGATTAGCTTATACCCAATTTGGTGGAGACATTCTCCCAATCGAATGTAATCATTTCCCAGGAAAAGGTGGTTTAATTATGACCGGAAAACTTGGAGATGTTATGAAGGAATCTGCATCTATTGCATATGATTTCGTCAAATCAAATCACAAAGCATTCGGAATTCCAAAAGAAGTATTTTTTGAAAATGATATTCATATTCATGTTCCTGAGGGCGCTGTTCCAAAAGATGGTCCAAGTGCTGGTGTTACAATAACAACATCAATAATTTCTGCACTTACAAATAAAAAGGTACCTAAGGAAATAGGGATGACTGGTGAGATAACATTGAGAGGATTAGTATTTCCAATTGGTGGATTACGAGAAAAATCAATTTCTGCACACAGAAGTGGTCTTAAAAAAATTCTTGTCCCTGCTAAAAATGAAAAGGATCTGGATGAAATACCAGAAGAAGTTAAAAAAGATCTTGAAATTGTTTATTGTTCAAAATATGAACAAGTTTATGAGCAAGTATTTGGAGAAAAACTTAACAATTTAAAAACATCATTGCCAGCTTTTACTGTTGAAAAGACAAGTAAGAAAAAAGAACTTAATTAA
- the tig gene encoding trigger factor, which yields MNLEEKKLAENGEGIIIVTIESEEWQASLSKAKNRLANNVVVPGFRKGKAPKNKIEQYITMPKVLKEAARIIVEPAWKFALDNKKDIEPFSSPNPAIKELDEKLCKVQFSFDLKPQIKIGTYQGIKLDGLKKEKAVVLDEDLKASIEAYRDRFAMEKEKEEDEKIAKGDAVIFDYEGFIDGVPFKGGKASNFNVIIGKKQMVPGFEDSMIGLKKGMQTITVTFPKDYTPELSEKTAEFKLKINSIKERKLPKVDNEFVADLNIDDIKTVDELKAELSNRIIAQKEENNKKLFVSKVIKEIAKNSELIIPKSAILDQVNKLYQEFEQNLAAKRMTIADYKKQTGLTEQQIKDELFDDAKERLESYLVTDAVRNNEKFEIDEKKITIKFEELAKNFGMKAEDIRNKLINDEIVKEELLKEEIINYLYEKNG from the coding sequence ATGAATTTAGAAGAAAAAAAGTTAGCGGAAAACGGTGAAGGTATTATTATAGTAACTATTGAAAGTGAAGAATGACAAGCGAGTTTATCAAAAGCTAAAAATAGACTTGCAAATAATGTTGTTGTCCCTGGTTTTAGAAAAGGTAAAGCTCCTAAAAACAAAATTGAACAATATATTACAATGCCAAAGGTGCTAAAAGAAGCGGCTAGAATAATTGTAGAACCTGCATGAAAATTTGCGCTTGATAATAAGAAAGACATCGAACCATTTAGTTCTCCAAATCCCGCAATAAAAGAATTGGACGAAAAATTGTGTAAGGTACAATTTAGTTTTGATTTAAAACCACAAATTAAAATTGGAACTTATCAAGGTATTAAATTAGACGGTCTTAAAAAAGAAAAAGCAGTAGTTTTAGATGAAGATTTAAAGGCAAGTATTGAGGCATATCGTGATCGTTTTGCTATGGAAAAAGAAAAAGAAGAAGATGAAAAAATAGCAAAAGGTGATGCTGTTATATTTGACTATGAAGGATTTATTGATGGTGTCCCTTTTAAAGGTGGAAAAGCCTCAAACTTTAATGTTATAATTGGAAAAAAACAAATGGTGCCAGGATTTGAGGATTCTATGATTGGCTTGAAAAAAGGAATGCAAACAATAACGGTAACCTTTCCAAAAGATTATACGCCAGAATTATCTGAAAAAACTGCTGAATTTAAATTGAAGATAAACTCAATTAAAGAAAGAAAATTACCAAAAGTGGATAATGAATTTGTTGCAGATTTAAATATAGATGATATAAAAACTGTAGATGAATTAAAGGCTGAATTATCTAATAGAATTATTGCACAGAAAGAAGAAAATAATAAAAAACTATTTGTATCTAAAGTAATTAAGGAAATTGCAAAAAACTCAGAATTAATTATTCCCAAATCTGCAATTTTAGATCAGGTAAATAAATTGTACCAAGAGTTTGAACAAAATTTAGCAGCCAAGAGAATGACTATCGCTGATTATAAAAAGCAAACTGGTTTGACAGAACAACAAATAAAAGATGAATTATTTGATGATGCTAAAGAAAGACTAGAGAGTTATTTAGTAACGGATGCTGTAAGAAACAATGAAAAATTTGAAATAGATGAGAAAAAAATAACTATTAAATTTGAAGAATTGGCAAAGAATTTTGGAATGAAGGCAGAAGATATTCGAAATAAACTAATAAATGATGAAATTGTTAAAGAAGAACTGCTAAAAGAGGAGATTATTAACTATTTATATGAAAAAAATGGTTAA